One genomic window of Gossypium hirsutum isolate 1008001.06 chromosome D11, Gossypium_hirsutum_v2.1, whole genome shotgun sequence includes the following:
- the LOC107961892 gene encoding uncharacterized protein isoform X1 codes for MEYSYGGEPSHTAHHPTNSQDNERQRNDFAPPHQPLPHQPGYGAAPPHQLGYVAAPMHQAGYGATLLHQPGYGAAPQHQPGYGTASLHHLGYGAPPSHQAGYGVAPSHQAEFGAVPSHQAGYGAAPLHQPGYVVTPSHQAGYGAALSHHSGYGVAPLHQLGDRAAQHQPGYGAAPMYQPGYGGNYLPPEYGSYNYITTPGHVQPCGHGTSEGRFDHHGHNRPYSPSITHHSSYPGSASNPSMKPTVKIFCKSDPNLNLSVRDNKVVLAKANPSDEHQLWYKDDKFGSNVKDEEGFPGFALVNKATGLALKHASGATQLVQLEPFKPYEFDKSLMWSEGKVIDNEGYRAIRMANDIHLNMDAYLGDRPQVQDGNEIGLWEWNSGNNQIWKISPHSPGHEKQGCHASSEGRLEHHGHDGPYSSSDTHHSSHFDSASSLSKKPAVKIFCKSDPNLNLSVRDNKVVLAKANPSDEHQLWYKDDKFGSNVKDEEGSPGFALVNKATGLALKHASGATQLVQLERFKANEFDKSLIWSEGKVIDNEGYRAIRMANDIHLNMDAYLGDRPQVQDGNEIGLWEWNSGNNQIWKISPHSVSGHEKHGGHKFGEGRSDCHGNDCPYSSSHTHHSNHSGHASNLSKEPTVKICCKADPKLNLSVRFDKVVLAKADPYDEHQHWFKDDKFGSNVKDEEGFPGFALVNKATGLALKHACGAAQPVQLACFNSNDLSLMWSESKVIDNEGYRRIRMFNNIHLNMDVYLGDHPDIQEGNKIVLWEWKNGDNQIWKISSH; via the exons ATGGAGTACTCATATGGTGGAGAACCCTCTCACACTGCCCATCATCCAACTAATTCCCAAGATAATGAAAGACAACGCAATGACTTTGCACCGCCGCACCAACCATTGCCTCACCAACCTGGATATGGTGCTGCACCACCGCACCAACTCGGATATGTTGCTGCACCCATGCACCAAGCTGGATATGGGGCAACACTACTACACCAACCAGGATATGGGGCTGCACCACAGCACCAACCAGGATATGGGACTGCATCATTACACCACCTTGGATATGGGGCCCCACCGTCGCACCAAGCCGGATATGGAGTCGCACCGTCACACCAAGCCGAGTTTGGAGCTGTACCATCGCACCAAGCTGGATATGGGGCTGCACCGCTACACCAACCCGGATATGTGGTTACACCGTCACACCAAGCCGGATATGGGGCTGCATTATCACACCATTCAGGATACGGGGTTGCACCTCTTCACCAACTCGGAGATAGAGCTGCACAACACCAACCTGGATATGGAGCAGCACCGATGTACCAGCCAGGATACGGTGGTAACTACCTACCTCCTGAATATGGTTCATACAACTACATAACAACACCAGGACATGTTCAACCTTGCGGCCATGGAACTAGTGAAGGGAGGTTTGATCATCATGGTCATAACCGTCCATATTCCCCATCTATAACTCACCATTCATCCTATCCTGGTTCTGCTTCCAACCCCTCCATGAAACCTACAGTCAAAATATTTTGCAAATCTGATCCAAATCTTAATCTTTCAGTTAGAGATAACAAGGTTGTTCTTGCTAAAGCTAATCCCTCCGATGAACACCAG CTTTGGTACAAGGATGATAAGTTCGGGTCCAACGTGAAAGATGAAGAGGGTTTTCCTGGATTTGCTCTGGTTAATAAAGCCACCGGTCTGGCCCTCAAACATGCTAGTGGAGCTACTCAACTG GTGCAATTAGAACCTTTCAAGCCATACGAATTTGATAAGTCCCTGATGTGGAGTGAGGGCAAGGTGATCGATAATGAAGGCTATAGAGCTATAAGAATGGCTAATGACATTCACCTAAATATGGATGCATACCTAGGTGATCGCCCTCAAGTCCAAGATGGCAATGAGATTGGGCTTTGGGAATGGAACTCTGGAAATAACCAAATATGGAAGATATCACCACATT CACCAGGACATGAAAAACAAGGTTGTCATGCAAGTAGTGAAGGAAGGCTTGAACATCATGGTCACGATGGTCCTTATTCCTCATCTGACACCCACCATTCCTCCCACTTTGATTCTGCTTCCAGCCTCTCCAAGAAACCTGCAGTAAAAATATTTTGCAAATCTGATCCAAATCTTAATCTTTCAGTTAGAGATAACAAGGTTGTTCTTGCTAAAGCTAATCCCTCCGATGAACACCAG CTTTGGTACAAGGATGATAAGTTTGGGTCCAACGTGAAAGATGAAGAGGGTTCTCCTGGCTTTGCTCTGGTTAATAAAGCCACCGGTCTGGCCCTCAAACATGCTAGTGGAGCTACTCAACTA GTGCAATTAGAACGTTTCAAGGCAAACGAATTTGATAAGTCCCTGATTTGGAGTGAGGGCAAGGTGATCGATAATGAAGGCTATAGAGCTATAAGAATGGCTAATGACATTCACCTAAATATGGATGCGTACCTAGGTGATCGCCCTCAAGTCCAAGATGGCAATGAGATTGGGCTTTGGGAATGGAACTCTGGGAATAACCAAATATGGAAGATATCACCACATT CAGTGTCAGGGCACGAAAAACATGGTGGTCATAAATTTGGTGAAGGAAGGTCCGATTGTCATGGTAATGATTGTCCCTACTCCTCATCTCACACTCACCATTCCAATCATTCTGGTCATGCTTCCAACCTCTCAAAGGAACCTACTGTCAAAATCTGCTGTAAAGCTGATCCAAAATTAAATCTTTCGGTTAGATTTGACAAGGTTGTTCTTGCTAAAGCCGATCCCTATGATGAACACCAA CACTGGTTCAAGGATGATAAGTTCGGGTCCAACGTGAAAGATGAAGAGGGTTTCCCCGGCTTTGCTCTGGTTAATAAAGCCACTGGATTAGCCCTCAAGCATGCTTGTGGAGCTGCTCAACCA gtGCAATTGGCATGTTTCAATTCAAATGATTTATCCCTAATGTGGAGTGAAAGCAAGGTGATTGATAATGAAGGCTATAGACGTATAAGAATGTTTAATAACATTCACTTGAATATGGATGTATACCTCGGTGATCACCCTGATATCCAAGAAGGCAATAAAATTGTGCTTTGGGAATGGAAGAATGGAGATAACCAAATATGGAAGATATCATCGCATT GA
- the LOC107961892 gene encoding uncharacterized protein isoform X2, translating to MEYSYGGEPSHTAHHPTNSQDNERQRNDFAPPHQPLPHQPGYGAAPPHQLGYVAAPMHQAGYGATLLHQPGYGAAPQHQPGYGTASLHHLGYGAPPSHQAGYGVAPSHQAEFGAVPSHQAGYGAAPLHQPGYVVTPSHQAGYGAALSHHSGYGVAPLHQLGDRAAQHQPGYGAAPMYQPGYGGNYLPPEYGSYNYITTPGHVQPCGHGTSEGRFDHHGHNRPYSPSITHHSSYPGSASNPSMKPTVKIFCKSDPNLNLSVRDNKVVLAKANPSDEHQLWYKDDKFGSNVKDEEGFPGFALVNKATGLALKHASGATQLVQLEPFKPYEFDKSLMWSEGKVIDNEGYRAIRMANDIHLNMDAYLGDRPQVQDGNEIGLWEWNSGNNQIWKISPHSPGHEKQGCHASSEGRLEHHGHDGPYSSSDTHHSSHFDSASSLSKKPAVKIFCKSDPNLNLSVRDNKVVLAKANPSDEHQLWYKDDKFGSNVKDEEGSPGFALVNKATGLALKHASGATQLVQLERFKANEFDKSLIWSEGKVIDNEGYRAIRMANDIHLNMDAYLGDRPQVQDGNEIGLWEWNSGNNQIWKISPHLSGHEKHGGHKFGEGRSDCHGNDCPYSSSHTHHSNHSGHASNLSKEPTVKICCKADPKLNLSVRFDKVVLAKADPYDEHQHWFKDDKFGSNVKDEEGFPGFALVNKATGLALKHACGAAQPVQLACFNSNDLSLMWSESKVIDNEGYRRIRMFNNIHLNMDVYLGDHPDIQEGNKIVLWEWKNGDNQIWKISSH from the exons ATGGAGTACTCATATGGTGGAGAACCCTCTCACACTGCCCATCATCCAACTAATTCCCAAGATAATGAAAGACAACGCAATGACTTTGCACCGCCGCACCAACCATTGCCTCACCAACCTGGATATGGTGCTGCACCACCGCACCAACTCGGATATGTTGCTGCACCCATGCACCAAGCTGGATATGGGGCAACACTACTACACCAACCAGGATATGGGGCTGCACCACAGCACCAACCAGGATATGGGACTGCATCATTACACCACCTTGGATATGGGGCCCCACCGTCGCACCAAGCCGGATATGGAGTCGCACCGTCACACCAAGCCGAGTTTGGAGCTGTACCATCGCACCAAGCTGGATATGGGGCTGCACCGCTACACCAACCCGGATATGTGGTTACACCGTCACACCAAGCCGGATATGGGGCTGCATTATCACACCATTCAGGATACGGGGTTGCACCTCTTCACCAACTCGGAGATAGAGCTGCACAACACCAACCTGGATATGGAGCAGCACCGATGTACCAGCCAGGATACGGTGGTAACTACCTACCTCCTGAATATGGTTCATACAACTACATAACAACACCAGGACATGTTCAACCTTGCGGCCATGGAACTAGTGAAGGGAGGTTTGATCATCATGGTCATAACCGTCCATATTCCCCATCTATAACTCACCATTCATCCTATCCTGGTTCTGCTTCCAACCCCTCCATGAAACCTACAGTCAAAATATTTTGCAAATCTGATCCAAATCTTAATCTTTCAGTTAGAGATAACAAGGTTGTTCTTGCTAAAGCTAATCCCTCCGATGAACACCAG CTTTGGTACAAGGATGATAAGTTCGGGTCCAACGTGAAAGATGAAGAGGGTTTTCCTGGATTTGCTCTGGTTAATAAAGCCACCGGTCTGGCCCTCAAACATGCTAGTGGAGCTACTCAACTG GTGCAATTAGAACCTTTCAAGCCATACGAATTTGATAAGTCCCTGATGTGGAGTGAGGGCAAGGTGATCGATAATGAAGGCTATAGAGCTATAAGAATGGCTAATGACATTCACCTAAATATGGATGCATACCTAGGTGATCGCCCTCAAGTCCAAGATGGCAATGAGATTGGGCTTTGGGAATGGAACTCTGGAAATAACCAAATATGGAAGATATCACCACATT CACCAGGACATGAAAAACAAGGTTGTCATGCAAGTAGTGAAGGAAGGCTTGAACATCATGGTCACGATGGTCCTTATTCCTCATCTGACACCCACCATTCCTCCCACTTTGATTCTGCTTCCAGCCTCTCCAAGAAACCTGCAGTAAAAATATTTTGCAAATCTGATCCAAATCTTAATCTTTCAGTTAGAGATAACAAGGTTGTTCTTGCTAAAGCTAATCCCTCCGATGAACACCAG CTTTGGTACAAGGATGATAAGTTTGGGTCCAACGTGAAAGATGAAGAGGGTTCTCCTGGCTTTGCTCTGGTTAATAAAGCCACCGGTCTGGCCCTCAAACATGCTAGTGGAGCTACTCAACTA GTGCAATTAGAACGTTTCAAGGCAAACGAATTTGATAAGTCCCTGATTTGGAGTGAGGGCAAGGTGATCGATAATGAAGGCTATAGAGCTATAAGAATGGCTAATGACATTCACCTAAATATGGATGCGTACCTAGGTGATCGCCCTCAAGTCCAAGATGGCAATGAGATTGGGCTTTGGGAATGGAACTCTGGGAATAACCAAATATGGAAGATATCACCACATT TGTCAGGGCACGAAAAACATGGTGGTCATAAATTTGGTGAAGGAAGGTCCGATTGTCATGGTAATGATTGTCCCTACTCCTCATCTCACACTCACCATTCCAATCATTCTGGTCATGCTTCCAACCTCTCAAAGGAACCTACTGTCAAAATCTGCTGTAAAGCTGATCCAAAATTAAATCTTTCGGTTAGATTTGACAAGGTTGTTCTTGCTAAAGCCGATCCCTATGATGAACACCAA CACTGGTTCAAGGATGATAAGTTCGGGTCCAACGTGAAAGATGAAGAGGGTTTCCCCGGCTTTGCTCTGGTTAATAAAGCCACTGGATTAGCCCTCAAGCATGCTTGTGGAGCTGCTCAACCA gtGCAATTGGCATGTTTCAATTCAAATGATTTATCCCTAATGTGGAGTGAAAGCAAGGTGATTGATAATGAAGGCTATAGACGTATAAGAATGTTTAATAACATTCACTTGAATATGGATGTATACCTCGGTGATCACCCTGATATCCAAGAAGGCAATAAAATTGTGCTTTGGGAATGGAAGAATGGAGATAACCAAATATGGAAGATATCATCGCATT GA
- the LOC107961892 gene encoding uncharacterized protein isoform X3, which yields MEYSYGGEPSHTAHHPTNSQDNERQRNDFAPPHQPLPHQPGYGAAPPHQLGYVAAPMHQAGYGATLLHQPGYGAAPQHQPGYGTASLHHLGYGAPPSHQAGYGVAPSHQAEFGAVPSHQAGYGAAPLHQPGYVVTPSHQAGYGAALSHHSGYGVAPLHQLGDRAAQHQPGYGAAPMYQPGYGGNYLPPEYGSYNYITTPGHVQPCGHGTSEGRFDHHGHNRPYSPSITHHSSYPGSASNPSMKPTVKIFCKSDPNLNLSVRDNKVVLAKANPSDEHQLWYKDDKFGSNVKDEEGFPGFALVNKATGLALKHASGATQLVQLEPFKPYEFDKSLMWSEGKVIDNEGYRAIRMANDIHLNMDAYLGDRPQVQDGNEIGLWEWNSGNNQIWKISPHSPGHEKQGCHASSEGRLEHHGHDGPYSSSDTHHSSHFDSASSLSKKPAVKIFCKSDPNLNLSVRDNKVVLAKANPSDEHQLWYKDDKFGSNVKDEEGSPGFALVNKATGLALKHASGATQLVQLERFKANEFDKSLIWSEGKVIDNEGYRAIRMANDIHLNMDAYLGDRPQVQDGNEIGLWEWNSGNNQIWKISPHWHEKHGGHKFGEGRSDCHGNDCPYSSSHTHHSNHSGHASNLSKEPTVKICCKADPKLNLSVRFDKVVLAKADPYDEHQHWFKDDKFGSNVKDEEGFPGFALVNKATGLALKHACGAAQPVQLACFNSNDLSLMWSESKVIDNEGYRRIRMFNNIHLNMDVYLGDHPDIQEGNKIVLWEWKNGDNQIWKISSH from the exons ATGGAGTACTCATATGGTGGAGAACCCTCTCACACTGCCCATCATCCAACTAATTCCCAAGATAATGAAAGACAACGCAATGACTTTGCACCGCCGCACCAACCATTGCCTCACCAACCTGGATATGGTGCTGCACCACCGCACCAACTCGGATATGTTGCTGCACCCATGCACCAAGCTGGATATGGGGCAACACTACTACACCAACCAGGATATGGGGCTGCACCACAGCACCAACCAGGATATGGGACTGCATCATTACACCACCTTGGATATGGGGCCCCACCGTCGCACCAAGCCGGATATGGAGTCGCACCGTCACACCAAGCCGAGTTTGGAGCTGTACCATCGCACCAAGCTGGATATGGGGCTGCACCGCTACACCAACCCGGATATGTGGTTACACCGTCACACCAAGCCGGATATGGGGCTGCATTATCACACCATTCAGGATACGGGGTTGCACCTCTTCACCAACTCGGAGATAGAGCTGCACAACACCAACCTGGATATGGAGCAGCACCGATGTACCAGCCAGGATACGGTGGTAACTACCTACCTCCTGAATATGGTTCATACAACTACATAACAACACCAGGACATGTTCAACCTTGCGGCCATGGAACTAGTGAAGGGAGGTTTGATCATCATGGTCATAACCGTCCATATTCCCCATCTATAACTCACCATTCATCCTATCCTGGTTCTGCTTCCAACCCCTCCATGAAACCTACAGTCAAAATATTTTGCAAATCTGATCCAAATCTTAATCTTTCAGTTAGAGATAACAAGGTTGTTCTTGCTAAAGCTAATCCCTCCGATGAACACCAG CTTTGGTACAAGGATGATAAGTTCGGGTCCAACGTGAAAGATGAAGAGGGTTTTCCTGGATTTGCTCTGGTTAATAAAGCCACCGGTCTGGCCCTCAAACATGCTAGTGGAGCTACTCAACTG GTGCAATTAGAACCTTTCAAGCCATACGAATTTGATAAGTCCCTGATGTGGAGTGAGGGCAAGGTGATCGATAATGAAGGCTATAGAGCTATAAGAATGGCTAATGACATTCACCTAAATATGGATGCATACCTAGGTGATCGCCCTCAAGTCCAAGATGGCAATGAGATTGGGCTTTGGGAATGGAACTCTGGAAATAACCAAATATGGAAGATATCACCACATT CACCAGGACATGAAAAACAAGGTTGTCATGCAAGTAGTGAAGGAAGGCTTGAACATCATGGTCACGATGGTCCTTATTCCTCATCTGACACCCACCATTCCTCCCACTTTGATTCTGCTTCCAGCCTCTCCAAGAAACCTGCAGTAAAAATATTTTGCAAATCTGATCCAAATCTTAATCTTTCAGTTAGAGATAACAAGGTTGTTCTTGCTAAAGCTAATCCCTCCGATGAACACCAG CTTTGGTACAAGGATGATAAGTTTGGGTCCAACGTGAAAGATGAAGAGGGTTCTCCTGGCTTTGCTCTGGTTAATAAAGCCACCGGTCTGGCCCTCAAACATGCTAGTGGAGCTACTCAACTA GTGCAATTAGAACGTTTCAAGGCAAACGAATTTGATAAGTCCCTGATTTGGAGTGAGGGCAAGGTGATCGATAATGAAGGCTATAGAGCTATAAGAATGGCTAATGACATTCACCTAAATATGGATGCGTACCTAGGTGATCGCCCTCAAGTCCAAGATGGCAATGAGATTGGGCTTTGGGAATGGAACTCTGGGAATAACCAAATATGGAAGATATCACCACATT GGCACGAAAAACATGGTGGTCATAAATTTGGTGAAGGAAGGTCCGATTGTCATGGTAATGATTGTCCCTACTCCTCATCTCACACTCACCATTCCAATCATTCTGGTCATGCTTCCAACCTCTCAAAGGAACCTACTGTCAAAATCTGCTGTAAAGCTGATCCAAAATTAAATCTTTCGGTTAGATTTGACAAGGTTGTTCTTGCTAAAGCCGATCCCTATGATGAACACCAA CACTGGTTCAAGGATGATAAGTTCGGGTCCAACGTGAAAGATGAAGAGGGTTTCCCCGGCTTTGCTCTGGTTAATAAAGCCACTGGATTAGCCCTCAAGCATGCTTGTGGAGCTGCTCAACCA gtGCAATTGGCATGTTTCAATTCAAATGATTTATCCCTAATGTGGAGTGAAAGCAAGGTGATTGATAATGAAGGCTATAGACGTATAAGAATGTTTAATAACATTCACTTGAATATGGATGTATACCTCGGTGATCACCCTGATATCCAAGAAGGCAATAAAATTGTGCTTTGGGAATGGAAGAATGGAGATAACCAAATATGGAAGATATCATCGCATT GA